A region from the Manihot esculenta cultivar AM560-2 chromosome 13, M.esculenta_v8, whole genome shotgun sequence genome encodes:
- the LOC110630117 gene encoding 26S proteasome non-ATPase regulatory subunit 12 homolog A, protein MGNQEGKANLESSIEQLQNVEKQMRLAGDVAGTKKAVTDILQLCFEAKDWKMLNDQIILLSKKRGQLKQAVTAMVQQAMQYIDETPDLDTRIELIKTLNTVSAGKIYVEIERARLIKKLAKIKEEQGLIAEAADLMQEVAVETFGAMAKTEKIAFILEQVRLCLDRQDYVRAQILSRKISPRVFDADTSKEKKKPKEGDNVVEEAPADIPSLLALKRIYYELMIRYYSHNNDYLEICRCYKAIYEIPSVKEDPAQWIPVLRKICWYLVLSPHDPMQSSLLNSTLEDKHLSEIPKFKVLLKQLVTMEVIQWTSLWNTYNEEFDTEKNLLGGSLGDKAAEDLKQRIIEHNILVVSKYYSRITVKRLAELLCLSIQETEKHLSDMVVSKALVAKIDRPMGIICFQVAKDSNDILNSWSMNLEKLLDLVEKSCHQIHKETMVHKAALKV, encoded by the exons ATGGGAAATCAGGAGGGCAAAGCCAATTTAGAGTCGTCGATAGAGCAGTTGCAGAATGTCGAGAAGCAGATGAGACTAGCCGGTGACGTCGCCGGAACTAAGAAGGCCGTAACGGACATTCTTCAACTTTGCTTCGAAGCCAAAGACTGGAAGATGCTCAACGACCAGATAATCCTTCTCTCCAAGAAACGTGGTCAACTCAAGCAG GCTGTAACTGCCATGGTCCAGCAAGCCATGCAGTACATTGATGAGACACCAGATCTCGACACTCGTATAGAGCTCATTAAGACACTTAACACTGTTTCTGCTGGGAAG ATTTATGTTGAAATTGAGAGAGCTCGGTTGATAAAAAAACTGGCAAAGATTAAGGAAGAACAAGGGCTTATAGCTGAAGCGGCAGATTTGATGCAAGAAGTTGCA GTGGAAACTTTTGGTGCAATGGCAAAAACAGAGAAAATTGCTTTCATTCTTGAACAA GTTCGTCTATGCCTAGACCGCCAAGATTATGTTCGTGCACAAATTCTCTCAAGGAAGATTAGTCCAAGAGTATTTGATGCTGATACTtccaaagagaagaagaaaccCAAGGAAGGTGATAATGTTGTTGAAGAGGCCCCTGCTGATATACCGTCACTCTTGGCATTAAAGAGAATCTACTATGAATTAATGATACG GTATTATTCTCATAACAATGATTACCTTGAAATTTGCCGTTGCTACAAGGCCATATACGAAATCCCTTCAGTAAAGGAAGACCCAGCTCAGTGGATTCCG GTCCTGAGAAAAATCTGTTGGTATTTGGTACTGTCACCACATGATCCAATGCAATCAAGCCTTTTGAATTCTACCTTGGAGGATAAACACCTTTCTGAAATTCCAAAATTTAA GGTGCTCTTGAAACAATTGGTCACAATGGAGGTCATCCAATGGACATCTCTTTGGAATACATACAATGAAGAGTTTGACACTGAGAAGAACTTGCTTGGAGGCTCTTTGGGTGACAAAGCAGCAGAAGATTTGAAGCAAAGGATAATTGAACAT AATATCCTTGTTGTTTCTAAGTACTACTCAAGGATTACCGTGAAGAGACTTGCAGAATTGTTGTGTCTCAGCATCCAG GAAACTGAGAAACACCTTTCAGATATGGTTGTGTCCAAAGCATTGGTGGCAAAGATTGACAGGCCAATGGGGATAATCTGTTTCCAAGTAGCAAAAGATAGCAATGACATTCTTAACTCATGGTCAATGAACCTGGAGAAGCTGCTTGATCTTGTTGAGAAGAGTTGCCACCAAATACACAAAGAAACCATGGTACACAAAGCTGCTCTCAAAGTTTGA